In the Chaetodon trifascialis isolate fChaTrf1 chromosome 12, fChaTrf1.hap1, whole genome shotgun sequence genome, TCCTCAAGCACCTCCTTATTGTCTCCAAAACACTAAAAAGGATGTCCCGAACCAATTTGCTGAATTTGCATCAGATTGATTAAAGTctgctttaaatatttttttaaacctttattCAACCAGGAAAGCCTCAGATTAAGATTAAAAATAGTCTTTTGGTCAAGAATGGCAGCAGTAAAAATTGGTTATACGGATGCACAAAACATGCCACAAAGCCACAATTAGACAGAAATGTGATTATAACATATAAACACTTGGATCCCTTTGACTAACTTAATGTACTTGATGAGTGCTCTGTAGAGCTGTAGGCCCCCACAGTACTTATCAGCAGAAATGGCTCTGATCAAGACTGCAGAGAGAATATGTTTTTATAAAGGATGGACTctttatataaaaacaaaacacactcagacatttTTGATAAGGATCCCTTAAATGTAACCAAAATCCTGCAGTTGAAACAACAAATTTCTCTCTGATTGGTAGAAAATGTATTGGAGACAATGTAtcttaaagaaaaagaaaatactggaTCGGGACATCCTCAGCCCTCTTTTGGATTTTACTAACTGCACAGTTCCAGAAAGACGAACCACTTTGTTCACAAATTCACCAGTTTGTTTGAAACCTGGGATTGTCAcctcacctctctgctcctccttcctCAACCCCCCCACCGGGAACAAACTCATCTCTCCAAccaccttcatcctcctcaccctcctcttcctctcccacaGAGGAAACTCTGGACTATGCATGAAGCTCAATGTGTATAACCTCTTTGTTGTACTTCATCCTTCAGGAAAGTCAAACCCTTCATTTGGTGGAAATGTCCTCTTTATGAGAATGAATGTGTAAAGATGTGAAGATTGTCACTGCATCTATCCTGCATAACATCAATGTGTTCACGCTGTGCTGATGAGATCTCAATTCATGTAATCTCTTTCCATCACAGTGACTCACGTGAGAGAGCAGATTGAAGCCACGATTGAGCAAGAAGTCAAAGGTAAGGTCACGTCAGATTTCTGACCATCATATATCAGAAACACAAGATTATTTCCACACATGATACGCAGGCCTGGTGGAAAAGGGACAGTTTAACCAAGTTTTACTTTACGtttactttgtttttcactttgaaagtAGTCTGTCAGCAGGTAAATTTGATCCAAGTGTTGCCTCACTGAAAATGGTTCTTGAGTGGAGAACATGTTCATGAAgtggatgaaaaaaaacaaatgtgttagTGCATTCATTATGGATTATAGTTGACTTGCATACACAGACTGCGTATAGGCTTTGTAAATATGCCATTATgttgaactgtccctttaagagaTTTTTGAATTTCCACAGATGCATgccatctctctgtgtcttgaTAGAAGATTCCTATTGTGTGTACTATTCTACCTGCTCTCATTCTGATAATATTCCATGGTTTCCCCCAGGCGAGCGCTGGTAGAACTTGCTTGTACCAGTTTTTGACACTTGCGGTTTGCATCCAAAAGCTCTTTCATTTTGGCATGAAGGTtcctctgattttttttccccagacaAGGCACAGGTTATGTATCTTTTAAAGCTTCCAGACTTGAAATGCCCTTTAAAAGATATGGAGGTTTACTGCATATGGACCTGATACCTTCTTCCTGCAAAATATTTCTTAGCCTGGCTTGCAGATAGTGGGATGTGATTCCTGTGGTTTGCATTCTAAATAACACCAGTAAACTATATTAGTTCGAATAAACGCCTTCTCACCCAATTTTACAGCTTCATTTGTTTAAGTTTTGGATTCTTAAGATATGTTTTGGAGAGCTTTGCTTCTCACTGATACTTGTGCATCATTTATTTCCTCTTAAGTTCAAGGATTAGAAAGGGCGTTTATTCTCCTGTCTGCAAGTCAGGTAAGGAATATTCTAGCATAAAACCAAAGcaattatcaaaaaataaaacaagcgAATGTTAGCAGCCCATCTTGGaattatgctttttttaataataataaaataatttatgTTTTGAAGAAATTTCCACAGACGAAGGATCAAAACTTCCTGCACGTATATAAAAAGAATCAAGTCTTGCGTTTATTCGAACAAATATGGtgagtgaaattatttcttatGGCACTGTgactcccagcatgcatttaATAATTCCATTAATCATTCATTCAAatccttttctctcacttttacCCCTGGAGGCTGTGTTGTTCTGACagttgtctgtttctgttcGCAGAGCTGTTTTATTATGAAAGCAAAGAAGGAGAACTCAGCGGCACTCAACAGCTGAGGGGAGCTTTCTCTGACACAGATGATTTCCTCGATCACGGCCTGGTGTCAGCCAATCGTTGCTCCAGCAGAACCTCCTCAATCACCTCGTGGACGGAGAACATCAAACCTTCTTTCACCAAGAAACTCAAATTTCAATCAGTCTTGGAAGGAGAACCAGTGGAGTTGAAGTGTAAACTGGTTGCTTGCCCTCCACCAACCATCCTCTGGTTTCATAATAATAAATCTATTCCTAAAGAGCGTAGACGTAGGATCTGTACTGACAGCaagatgcacatgcacattacCAGTTTAGTTATTGATAGTATCAAAGAGAAGGACTCTGGCAGTTATAAGGTAATGGCGATAAACACAGAAGGTTCTGCTGAGTCCACAGCATCACTTTTGGTGTCACTTAGCGAAGAGCAGTCTGCTAACTACCTGAGCTTTGTTAGACGCTCGGCCAAAGCCCACGAAAGCATAGACACCatggcagagcagaggaaagagaggaagttCAGGGTTGATCTCAGGTGTGTAGGGTCTCCATTTGACAAGATGTCCAAAGTCCATCAGGGAAGATCTCGATCTAAGGATTCCCTGGTGCGGACTGTGTACTTCAGGTCTGGTTCCCAttccaaagaaaaacagtcagAGAAAGAGTGCAAACGCTTGGAGACTGCCTCTGAGCGTGCCCTGTCCCCTCCCCCCATGTTTGACAGGTCTGAGCGCTTTAATGACCGATTCAGCGATATCTACTGTGACCGGCGCACTGGTGCCCGATTTAGTGACAAATTTAGTGACCGGTGCAGCGACAGATACAGTGAGAGGTTCAGTGATACAGAGAGCCTTCACAACGAGGTAAGAACAAAACTTACCACACTTCAAAAAGCtgtcaaacagaagaagaggcTGTCTATCTCTACCATGTCCTCCTCTGAGTTTGAGTTAGAATCAGTTGCCAGTGAGTCAAGTTATGCAGATTATGTTGAGAGGCTCAGGGTCAAGCCTTCCTCTCTGCCTGATGTCCAGCATTTCAGTCGACCCTTCGATTTGGGAGAGAGTCATAGGGAGTGTCAAGGTAAGACTTCAAGCAGGGTGCCTTCTCAGCATCGCGCGAGGCATTCGTTTGAGCCTCAGTCCCGGACAAGGGCCATTCAGATCATGAGAGGCGAGTTGGTTGACACACTGTTGGATAAAAAAGTTGAGAGTTTTGTTAAATCTCAGGCAGATGCAGATGTTAGATTCAAGCAGATGGAAAGTGAACATCACAGTGAGGTTGCTGACCAAGTGATGGGGCCTACAAAGGTTGAGGTTGAGCTACATCACCCTGAAGCCCCATACTCTGAAACATTAGCATACCCAAAAACCACAACGTACACTGAAAGCAGGGAATCTGTTAGAATTGTGCCTTCTCAAGAGGAGGTATTGCTTATGGACTCACGCAGGCCTAAGCCTGTTACATCTGTAAGGGAAAAGTACCTTAATGAAGCAGTAATACTGGAGGACATAGCCTCAACAGAAACAGTAAAGCCACGTGGAGAGGAGTTTGCACAGGAATCTTTGAAGGCTCAGTATGAGGAGAGCGTTGAAGCTGAACAGACAGAGTGTGAGGAAAATATCCTTGCCCACAGGAGTAGGATGTCAGAACAGGAGACATTTCGTCCTGACACTGATCTGCATATGCCAGCAGAGATGCAGTACATGGAACCTGCAGGGTACATCTTCACCCAGCAGCAGGTGATGGAGAAAAGAGCAACTATAGGAACTCAGGACATACCCTCCTCTTTCCATAAATCACCAAAAATGAAGGCAAAGTTGGCAGACCCTGAAGCTGACACTGTGTCAAAACCCAAATCACCTAAAATAAGAGCTAGAGGAGAAGAAGTGGAAATGTCTGCCTCCTTGCTGACAAAGTCAGCCGCAATGGAAGGCAGGTTAGAAGAAATGGAAGGGGAGGCACCATTCATGCTGGCACAGAAATCCCAGAGGTTAAAAGCTAGAGAAACAGAAGTGGAAGGAGAGTTGTCCCCGAAAGCAAAAGCCAAGGCAGAGGACAGACTTGGGGACAGACCAAGGCAAGACAAATCTATCAAAGACAGGTTCCTTAGTGAAGCTGCAACACCAGAtcgcagagcagcagaaacagctgagccATATGAAGAGCAGTGTGCAGGTGAGTCTTTGAGGGCTCGATATGAAAAGAGCCTGGAAGCTGAACGGATGCAGTGTGAGGAAAAACTCCTCGCTCTGCGAATCAGGAAATGGCAGCAAGGCATGCTAATGTCAGAAGAAGAGACACTCTGCCCTGAAACTGGTTTGCCTATGCCAGCAGAGACGCAGTACATGGAGCCTGAGGGGTACATTTACACACAGGTGATGGACAAAAGAGAAACTCTAGACCAAGCTGTCAAGTCAACACCAAAGTTACCTAAAGTAAAAGGTAGACCAGAACACGATGAAACGTCTGCCCCCTCGCTGAAAGCCAGAATAAAATCCAGAACAGATGAATTGGAAACTGAGGCATCAGTCACGCCACAAAAATCACCCAGAATAAAAGCTAGAGCAACAAAAGTGGAATCTGAATCATCCCCAAGAACAAAAAACAGGGCAGAGAAAATGTTGTTTGAGAAGACAAGTGAAGAACGTGAACTTCAGCTGTCAAGGGAGAACATCTCTGAGCTGAAGAATGAGAGCGAGAAGTTTGTCAGTGACGAGGAGGCCTTGACGCAGCGCATAATGAAATGGCAACAGGATGTTCTGATGGAACAAGAGCAAACTGTGACACATGACTCTGTCTGGGTGGGGGGTTACTCACCAGTCCAGAAAGAGAGGACCACTGAGGACAGAAGAACTATTCCAGAGGCTTCTGCTTCAGAATCAAATCTGCATCCTGAAGTGGTCCACAGGAAGCCTTCCacaagaaaaacagccaaagaTGAGTTGCTTTTCAGTGAGTCAGTTCCTGCTGGTTTCCAAGATCCACGGGATGATAGCCTGCAGTGGCCGCCTGCTGGTGAGCTGCTGACAGAGGGCCGTGAAACCAGGTTGCAGACGGACAGTGAGTACTTTGTAAGTGAGGAGGAAGCACTGGCTCAGCGAATCCTAAAATGGCAACAAGATGTTGTTGAGCAAGAGGAAGTAACTGAACTGGACTCTGAGTGGGCTTTGGAAAATCAGTGCAAACAACCTGGCTCTGGGTTGCCCTTTGAGTCCCATGTTCCACCATTTGATAGTAAACCCCATCATAGTGGCATTTCTCATGAAACCCACCCCAGTGATGTTCCACCTCCACATACAGCTCTTGCTGGTGGAGTGTTGCCAACAAAAAAACCTTCACTTCATCAATATGCAGCCGGGTATGAGCCATCTCCTCGTGAGTCTTCTCCCATAACAAGGCATTCCCCTACACATGGTGGTTTATCGCATGATGTGGGTGTTTCACCAGCTCAGAAATACTCTCCAACCCAGATTACTAGTGTACCTTTTGAGGGATATGAACTTGGATCTGCACGGGGTGAGAGCCCCCATAAGCCTTCCAGAGAGTTATCCTCAGTCAGGAGATGCTCACCTTGCCATAGTCCACAGGAAGATCTgagaagagaggcagacagcaggtggagcaggGAGCCACATGCTATCACTGTTGATAAATCCAGCAGCCAACGATTCCAGGCCGAGgtaagagaggagagagggatcaAAGAGGACATAGGAACTGCCAGAGAGAGCCGTGAATGGAGACAACAGAAGGATTTTGCAGGtatgaggagagaagaaagtgACAATATGAAGTCAAAACATGGTGAAATCAGTGCGGAAATTCTTGAACCCAGAGATAttaaggaggagaagagagtcCAAGAGGATTCAGATTTCAGAGAAGCAGTTCTCCGAACTCACCGGGGGAAGAGGGTAGAAGAAGGGGATACAAATGCCAGAGGCTCCCGTCCAGTTTTTGTGAAAGAAATGTCTTCAATCAAAGCGAAAGTTGGTGAGATGTCAGAGTTTACATGCCTGTTCCATGGTGACCCTCCACCCACAGTCACCTGGCTCAAAGATGGCCACCCATTAACCCACAACCCTGACTATGATATCTCAAGCAAATCTAACAAATCACAGCTCACTGTCTTTTATCCAACCACAGACCATGAGGGGACATATGACTGTGTCATAACCAATAAACATGGCAAATCCATCTGCAGCGGCACTCTTAAGGTCTCAGATAAAAAGATGGTAAGAACATCAGGGCTTACACAGGGGGTAGTAGTTACAGAGGAACTAGAGAAGGGTGAGGAAAACCAGGAAGGCATGATAGAAGAAGAACTTGAGACTTACATGGATTCAGGAAAGGCAACACTGCAGGTGCCTCAGGCGGTAATCCACAGACGTCACTGCTCGGATGAATCTTTTAGCTCTTCGCCTGTAGAAATCAGAGTTACAGCTCCCACCCCTGTACCTGTGATGACAGAGGAACGCAATGAGGACACACTTCAGGCTTATACAGACAAAACTTCAGATGTCACAAGTGATGAGGGAGCCTCTCAGACTGTCAAACACAAATTTACTTTCTCCTTTGATGTAGTTGGTGAAGCTCCTCACATGGTCAGTGAATTAGAGAATATCAGCTGTTCTGAGGGCGACACTGCTGTGTTAGAGTGCGTAATCACAGGTGAGCCTGCCCCAGAAGTTACATGGTATTATGACAACGTTTGCATAGAAATCATGGCTGGAAAATACAGAATTGAGATAGATGGTAAAGTGCACAGGCTCTATATCAACAGTTTTGCATACACCGATGCTGGAGTGTACGAATGTGTTGCTAGAAATAAGCTAGGAGAGGTTACAAGCATCTCTCATGTGTCATTTCAAGTTGCAGAGCCTGTGCAATTTTCAGGGGGGGATGGTGCCACTGAGGATGAGATTTTTACTCCATCTGGGAGACTGAGGAAGTCTTATAAACCTCTGAGTACACAAGGTCCATTGGAGGTGGCTGCCAGAGTCCCAAAATCCAGACCTGGTGTCCCCGGAGAGCCTTCGGCTATATCTGGCTGTGGTCTGCCGGCCTCTGGCGCTGTGATAAAAGTTTCTCAGATTAAACAAGCTTTTGAGTCAGACTCTCCAGTTGCATTACGAACACCCCCCAGTCCCGAAGAGCTGAGAAAGGAAACACTTTTCCCTGAGGAATTTATACCTGCTGTGGCTGTTTCCCTTGACCAGCAGGAACAAGTAATGGAATCTAATGTCATGTATGCAGATGGTGGTGAAAGACTTGCTACTGCTATGGCAGTTGATCTTGGTCCTTCCAAAGCTGCACTTGTTAGAGCGGACGCAGTTTCCCCTCAAACTTGTGCTGCATCCAAACCTGTCTCTTCTAAGACCTCCCAGCCCAGCACCTTTTTGGAGGAAgacagtgaaatgtgtgtggTATCTAGTGATATTGAAGAGAGAGCAGTTTTAGCAGGAAGCCATGGTGTACTTAAACAGTTTGTAGAGGAAGTACAGGAGTCTCCAGAGCTGGTCAGGCCTCAGCCACGGAAACCTGCTGGTTTTCTGCCACATATGGAGGCAGGTGAATTGGAGATGGCGAGGGAAGAGACTGTGCGAACATTTGACAGAACGAGCAGCTTCATTCCATTCCAGTCCGAAAAAGTCTCTGGAGTGAAACGCTCTGTCAGAACTTCAGCTCCAGCTGAAGAAGCAGTTAAGCCTAAAAGAACATCTGAATCTCTCAAACCTGAGAGACAAAGTACAGCTGCAAGGTCTACCACTATTCAGAGTGAGGAGTTGACAGAtgtgaaaaaacacatgaaagaagTTAAAGGTATTAGTGAGGGATATGATTTTATTCCTGGGGTGGAGCATGTGAGTGAGGCTGGACCTCCCTGTGAGGAGCTAATTTCCATCCTTGAACCTTCTTTGGACAGTGGCATCTTTAGTCTGCCGGACTCCCAGTCCAAAGTGTCAGAAGTAGCAGAGGAAACGGCTGTTGATGTAGTTGAACCTCATGCACAAATCAAGGGTGAAGATGCAGAGATTGATGTTCATGTGAAACCCCAACTTAAACCGCTTGTTGTCAAGCCTAAAGTGGACAGCAGAGTTAAACAGCTCGATGTGCCAGAGGATGCTGCTGCCGAGGGACCTCTGAGACAGGTTGTACATATACAGGAAAGAGGTAGTTTGGACAAGGCTTCAGCAGTTGAAGCtcagggagcagcagcagctgttggctccatggaggaagaggaggtcaCTTTTGGTCGTGTGTACGACTACTACAATCCTCCAACGGATTGGGGAAGGCCGCTGTCTCCTGAGTCTGAGATGTCCATAGAAATTGGCAGCACTGTAAGCGAGGAGATAGCAGACGTAGCTGAGCGGTTCTACACCCCAGGTTCATCTACAGGGGTTTCACAGCCAATTGCAGAGTCCTTCCACACTCCCAAGTCTCCCATGTCCATCCATACTTCCAGTTCTGATGCTCTTGGTGGGTTTACGACCCCTCAGGAATATCCCTTCTCTCCAATAGAACATAAGAGACCCTCGACAGGAGACTCTAGTGAGAGGTTCTTCTCACCAGTTCAGTTCCTGACATTTCCTGCTGATGAAGGCAATGAAACAACACCTCCAGGAATAAACGTGGACGAGAATCGATTCCTCACCAAGGGAAGAGGGTCTTTATGTCTGGCAACTCTTCAGGAGAAAGTGCAGGGAATCCCTCCTGCCTTCCTTAAACCTCTCATTAAAAAGAGAGTGTTTGAAAATGAACCGCTAACATTTTATGCTGAGGTTTTTGGCCTACCTTCCCCTGAGGTGAAGTGGTTCTGCAACAAAACCCAACTGATGGCAGATGACAGAGTTAAAATGGAGAGAGATGGCGACAGCATCTCCCTAACAATTCACAATGTCACTAAAGCTGACCAGGGAGAGTATATCTGCGAGGCCGTGAACTATGTCGGTGAAGCCAGAAGTGTTGCTCTAGTGGTAGTTGTATCGCAGGAAGTGAAGTTCATGCCTGCCCCACCTGCTGTCACCCATCAGCATGTGATGGAATTTGACGTGGAGGAAGATGACTCTTCTCGTTCTCCTTCCCCTCAGGAGATTCTGCTTGAAGTAGAATTGGATGAAAATGAGGTGAAAGAGTTTGAGAAACAGGTTAAGATCATCACCATTCCGGAGTACACAGCTGACAACAAGAGCATGATCATTTCTTTGGATGTGTTACCAAGTATGTATGAGGAGGGTGCCGTGGACTTTGTCACACAAGAGCATGATGATTTGAAAATCGCTTTCGAGGTCACTGAGATGCCTCCGAGATTCATCAATCCAATTTGTGACATGGAAACCCCAGAAGGTACCATGGTCATGTTTGAGTGCTCACTTATGGGAATTCCATCCCCCATTGTGTCCTGGTTCAAAGGTGACAAAAAAATTCCtcacaataacaaaaaatacTTGCACTCATCTGATGGAGACAACCACTTCCTGAAGATATGTAAAGTCACAACACAAGATAGTGGAGTATACACCTGCAGGGCTATTAACGTTGTTGGGGAGACTCTGTGTAGGGCTTCCTTGGTGGTGTTAAATGCCAAAGCCTTCTCAGGGAAGACCAGAGGCAGGGAGTTAACTGCTGTGTCACTTGGAAGTGCTAAAGTCCAACCGCAGAAGTTCGACTTGGTGGTTGGCAACACATCATTTGATGGCGAACAGGTGTCAGAAATTGAGcttgagtttgagtttgagcAAGAGGCAGATGAGTCACAGCGGGCAGTCAGGCTGGTGGCCAACACTGACAATGAAATGAGTGAGCAGGGAGAGAAATACGTTAGCATTAACTTCGATGTATTTGCTGAGCCAGCAAAAGATGACAAGATAGAGTTCAAAGGGAAGTCCTCTGATATGTGTAGCTTCCAGTTTCAGGTGACTGAGACGCCCCCTAAATGTGTCATCCCATTGACTAATGTTACAGCAGCAGTAGGGACACCAGTTATCCTCCAGTGTCTAGTTAGTGGCAAGCCAACCCCCACAGCTGAGTGGTACAAGGATGGAGACCGTGTCACAGACAGCAGGTGTATAATTCAGGAGAAAACTGCAGGCCATTTCAATCTGCTCATTACTAACGTGACCCAAAGTGATGCTGGCGAGTATAAGTGCATAATCCAAAACACAGCCGGTTGCATTGAAACCACTGCCCTGCTAAAGG is a window encoding:
- the LOC139340591 gene encoding myopalladin-like: MVKLFYYESKEGELSGTQQLRGAFSDTDDFLDHGLVSANRCSSRTSSITSWTENIKPSFTKKLKFQSVLEGEPVELKCKLVACPPPTILWFHNNKSIPKERRRRICTDSKMHMHITSLVIDSIKEKDSGSYKVMAINTEGSAESTASLLVSLSEEQSANYLSFVRRSAKAHESIDTMAEQRKERKFRVDLRCVGSPFDKMSKVHQGRSRSKDSLVRTVYFRSGSHSKEKQSEKECKRLETASERALSPPPMFDRSERFNDRFSDIYCDRRTGARFSDKFSDRCSDRYSERFSDTESLHNEE